GGGGGCCGGCGTCAGACCACGACGCCGGGCTTTCTCGTGCCGTATTTCGTTGCCTGCTCGAAGGCATGGGCGAGCCGCAGCACCCCCAGGTCGTCCTGCCAGCGACCGACGATCTGGACCCCGACCGGAAGCCCATCGGCCGTGAACCCGCCCGGCACCGAAACCGCAGGAAGCCCGGTTGTCGTGATGTAATAACACGATTTCATCCAGTCTATGTAGGTCTCCATCGTTGCACCGGCTATCTCTTCGATGTAGGGTTGATCGACCGGAAACGGCGGAACCTGCACGGTCGGCAGGACAAGGAATTCGTGGCTTTCCATGAACCGCGTGACCCGCCCGTGGAGGGCGGTGCGGAGTTTCTCGGCGCGGCCGAGTTGCGGCCCGGTCAGCTTGCGCCCTTCTTCGATGTTCCAGACGACGGTGTCTTTCAGTTGACCTCTGTGAGAGTCCAGGAGGTCGCCGTGTGCCAGCTCGAAGTGCCAGGCCCGGAGCGTCTTGAAGACCTCGTCCGCCCCGGTGAAGTCCGGCGCCTCATCCATGACCGTGCAGCCGAGCGACTCGAAGCCCGGGCGGCTCCGGGAAAAGACCCTTCGCACCTCCGGATCGAGCGGGAAATCCCCGAGGTCGGGGCTGAAGGCGATACGGACGCCGGAAAAGTCGCGGTTGAGCGACGCTGCAAAGACGCTCCCCGGCTGCGGGACCGAGAGCGGAGCGCGAGCGTCGGGTCCGGCGAGCGCGGAGAGAAACAGGGCGAGGTCTTCGACGCTCCGGGCCATCGGGCCGGGGACGGAGACCTGGTTGAAAGCGGCATCGGCGGGCCACGACGGGACGCGCCCGACGGACGGGCGCAGGCCCACGACGTTGCAGAAGCTCGCCGGGTTGCGGAGGCTCCCGCCCATGTCCGAACCGTCCGCCAGCGGGACGAGGCCGCAGGCCAGGGCGACCGCAGAGCCGCCGGAAGAGCCGCCGCACGTCTTTGTAGGGTCGTAGGGGTTCTTTGTCGCGCCGAAGACGGGGTTGAAGGTCTGCGACCCGGCCCCGAACTCCGGGGTGTTCGTCTTGCCGACGGGTATCGCCCCGGCTGCGTGGGCCCGGGCTACGATAACGTCGTTTAGCTCGGGGATGTTGTCCCGGAAGATCGGGGAACCGTAAGTCGTCCTGACACCCTGCGTCTGGAAGAGGTCCTTGTGTGCGACGGGGAGGCCGTGCAGAGCTCCGACTGCTTCGTTGTCGTTGCGATGGAGTTTTTCGTCGGCGAGCTTCGCAAGCTCCATCGAGCGTTCGGGGTGGGTTGTTACGACCGCGTTGACGGACGGGTTGAACTCCTCTATCTGTGTGAGGTGCGCCGCCATCACCTCGGTGCAGGAGACCTCTTTCCGGCGG
This sequence is a window from Rubrobacter indicoceani. Protein-coding genes within it:
- a CDS encoding amidase is translated as MNRSDRLELCFSSATGLARDIRRKEVSCTEVMAAHLTQIEEFNPSVNAVVTTHPERSMELAKLADEKLHRNDNEAVGALHGLPVAHKDLFQTQGVRTTYGSPIFRDNIPELNDVIVARAHAAGAIPVGKTNTPEFGAGSQTFNPVFGATKNPYDPTKTCGGSSGGSAVALACGLVPLADGSDMGGSLRNPASFCNVVGLRPSVGRVPSWPADAAFNQVSVPGPMARSVEDLALFLSALAGPDARAPLSVPQPGSVFAASLNRDFSGVRIAFSPDLGDFPLDPEVRRVFSRSRPGFESLGCTVMDEAPDFTGADEVFKTLRAWHFELAHGDLLDSHRGQLKDTVVWNIEEGRKLTGPQLGRAEKLRTALHGRVTRFMESHEFLVLPTVQVPPFPVDQPYIEEIAGATMETYIDWMKSCYYITTTGLPAVSVPGGFTADGLPVGVQIVGRWQDDLGVLRLAHAFEQATKYGTRKPGVVV